The following are from one region of the Borreliella mayonii genome:
- a CDS encoding DUF226 domain-containing protein yields the protein MENSMKIEQIDKKIIKKRKNPFLKKEKENNKTVYHMKVVTDIHKWGIDTKKNACRVSFRELYDQTEIQEIRLYSIKKGDKFLGIFYGYRKPIKNVFVRYTIDGVKKAYSFSKTYYIEFRFKTGSVFCYLKGMRRLIKKEKIDTPYNKALVDRLMDLEKHVYEFYNKKYSGEGLIIKWILKNLK from the coding sequence ATGGAAAATTCAATGAAGATTGAGCAAATAGATAAAAAAATAATTAAGAAAAGAAAAAATCCGTTTTTAAAAAAAGAAAAAGAAAATAATAAAACTGTGTATCATATGAAAGTAGTAACTGATATTCATAAATGGGGGATTGATACTAAAAAAAATGCATGTCGTGTATCATTTAGAGAATTATATGATCAAACAGAAATTCAAGAAATTCGATTATATTCGATAAAAAAAGGGGATAAGTTTTTAGGAATTTTTTATGGTTATAGAAAACCAATAAAAAATGTTTTTGTAAGATATACAATAGATGGAGTTAAAAAAGCATATTCATTTTCAAAAACATATTACATAGAGTTTAGATTTAAAACCGGCAGTGTTTTTTGTTATTTAAAGGGTATGAGGCGTTTAATAAAAAAAGAAAAGATAGATACACCCTATAATAAAGCACTTGTTGATAGATTGATGGATTTAGAAAAACATGTATACGAATTCTACAATAAAAAATATTCTGGTGAAGGGCTAATTATTAAATGGATATTAAAAAATCTAAAATAA
- a CDS encoding ParA family protein, with product MDIKKSKIITIANIKGGVGKSTSAIIFSILLSQKYKVLLIDMDTQASTTSYFNKKIIENKFDLLEKNIYKVLKSNYLINDSIINVNNGLDLLPSYLGLHAFSEEILHYKTHRLKDSFKYLKFNYDYIIIDTNPHLDSTLSNALVISGHIIVPMTAEKWAIESLQLLEFFINKLKLNLKVFLFATKFKKNKTHKDLLEILQKKSRFLGIISEREDLNRRIAKNDGFDLDKDYIKEYLNILNNFNAKA from the coding sequence ATGGATATTAAAAAATCTAAAATAATAACAATAGCCAATATCAAGGGTGGTGTTGGTAAAAGTACAAGTGCAATTATATTTTCAATATTATTGTCTCAAAAATATAAGGTGCTTTTAATAGATATGGACACTCAAGCATCTACTACTAGTTATTTTAATAAAAAAATAATAGAGAATAAATTTGATTTACTTGAGAAGAATATATATAAAGTTTTAAAATCAAATTATTTAATAAATGATTCAATCATTAACGTTAATAATGGGCTTGATTTATTGCCCAGCTATTTAGGTTTACATGCTTTTAGTGAAGAGATTTTACATTATAAAACACATAGATTAAAGGACAGCTTTAAATATTTAAAATTCAATTATGATTATATTATAATTGATACAAATCCCCATTTAGACTCTACATTATCCAATGCTTTAGTTATTAGTGGACATATTATAGTCCCAATGACAGCAGAAAAGTGGGCCATTGAAAGTTTGCAACTACTAGAGTTTTTTATAAATAAATTAAAGTTAAACTTGAAAGTATTTTTATTCGCAACAAAATTTAAAAAAAATAAAACACATAAAGATTTACTGGAAATATTGCAAAAAAAATCAAGGTTTTTGGGCATTATATCAGAACGAGAAGATTTAAATAGGAGAATTGCTAAAAATGATGGTTTTGATTTAGATAAAGATTATATAAAGGAGTATCTTAATATTTTAAATAATTTTAATGCAAAAGCATAA